In Pelosinus sp. UFO1, one genomic interval encodes:
- a CDS encoding amino acid permease, which translates to MSIFRTKSISALLAGAEQKGLKKTLGAMDLTLLGIGCIIGTGIFVLTGVAAAKYAGPALMISFVLSGLACAFAALAYAELAAMVPIAGSAYTYTYAALGEIIAWIVGWNLILEYSVGSSAVAAGWSGYVVGLLKSGGIELSKAYTAVPADGGIANVPAMFIALFLSLLLVRGTQESATLNKVLVAIKLLAVFIFLALAGPKVNVANWDPFMPYGFAGVASGAAIIFFAYIGFDAVATAAEECRNPNRDLPIGIIGSLVVCTILYIIVAAVLTGVVPYTELNNAEPVAYALRAIGYNMGSALVGTGAICGITTVLLVLMYGQSRIFFAMSRDGLIPAAISKVHPKYGTPHIITIVAGIAVALIAGFTPIGIIAELTNIGTLFAFAVASIGVLVLRYTKPELERPFRCPAVHIIAPLAVLSCGYLMYNLPYETWVRFFVWSGIGFVVYFLYGNKNSVLTKTDKAA; encoded by the coding sequence ATGAGTATTTTCCGTACAAAAAGTATTAGTGCACTTTTGGCAGGCGCAGAGCAAAAAGGCTTAAAGAAGACACTAGGCGCTATGGACTTAACACTACTTGGTATAGGTTGTATTATTGGAACAGGGATCTTTGTTTTGACCGGAGTTGCAGCAGCAAAATATGCTGGTCCTGCTTTGATGATTTCTTTTGTTCTTTCAGGATTGGCCTGTGCGTTTGCTGCCTTAGCCTATGCTGAATTAGCTGCCATGGTTCCCATTGCTGGAAGCGCATATACGTATACTTATGCTGCTTTAGGAGAAATAATTGCTTGGATTGTAGGGTGGAACCTTATTTTAGAATACTCCGTAGGATCAAGTGCTGTTGCAGCTGGATGGTCTGGATATGTAGTGGGGCTTTTAAAATCAGGTGGTATTGAGTTATCGAAAGCTTATACTGCTGTTCCAGCTGATGGTGGTATTGCAAATGTCCCAGCTATGTTTATTGCACTATTTCTAAGTTTATTATTAGTTCGTGGAACACAAGAGAGTGCGACTCTTAATAAAGTTCTTGTGGCGATTAAGTTACTTGCTGTCTTTATTTTCTTGGCATTAGCAGGACCTAAAGTAAATGTTGCAAATTGGGATCCATTTATGCCTTATGGTTTTGCTGGAGTAGCTAGTGGTGCAGCCATTATTTTCTTTGCATATATTGGATTTGATGCTGTGGCAACTGCTGCCGAAGAGTGTCGTAATCCAAATCGAGATTTACCAATTGGAATTATAGGATCATTAGTGGTTTGTACCATTCTTTATATCATAGTTGCTGCTGTGTTAACAGGCGTGGTCCCTTACACAGAGTTAAATAATGCTGAGCCTGTTGCTTATGCGTTAAGGGCTATCGGATATAACATGGGGTCAGCCCTAGTTGGAACTGGAGCCATTTGTGGTATTACCACTGTATTACTTGTATTAATGTATGGTCAATCTCGTATTTTCTTTGCGATGTCTCGTGATGGTTTGATTCCTGCTGCTATCTCGAAAGTACATCCTAAGTATGGTACACCTCATATCATTACGATTGTGGCCGGAATTGCGGTAGCTTTAATTGCTGGGTTTACTCCTATTGGAATTATTGCAGAATTAACGAATATTGGAACACTTTTTGCATTTGCCGTTGCTTCCATTGGAGTATTAGTTCTACGCTATACTAAACCAGAACTAGAGCGCCCATTTAGATGTCCTGCAGTTCATATAATAGCACCATTGGCAGTTCTTTCTTGTGGTTACTTGATGTATAACTTACCGTATGAAACTTGGGTACGCTTTTTTGTATGGAGTGGAATCGGTTTTGTCGTATACTTTTTATATGGTAATAAAAATAGCGTGCTTACAAAAACTGATAAAGCTGCATAG
- a CDS encoding DUF3656 domain-containing protein, producing the protein MIELLAPVGSREALVAAVESGADAVYLAGKMFGARASAPNFNDEELAEAVRFAHLRSVLVYVTVNTLVDNIEIPALTVYLQYLYKIGVDAIIVQDIGVFQIARQIVPDMPIHASTQMTVHNLEGVEFLTELGFERVVVSRELSMEDLNHICKNTKTEIEAFVHGALCISYSGQCLMSSMIGGRSGNRGRCAQPCRLPYTLVDERGNDLLTEAEAGEYLLSPKDLNTLELIPELIHAGVTSFKIEGRMKRPEYVAVAVDTYRRAIDAYLANPDNYAVAEQEQKELAQIFNRDFTTAYLKKNHGRNMMSDRRPNNRGVRIGRVSDYDFQERIATIKLDEPLYINDIVDFWVKVGGRVSVTVSSMTVNNQAVAFAPAGAEVSIPLHTHVRMNDRVFKVFDAGLMQRARAFFTEPNAIRRVSVTIKVTVCEGQPMEISIQDEDGFTGRAVTNFIAEKALKRPLTLEVIQKQVDRLGSTIFSLDTLDCEIQGEIMVPMSEINDARRRAVEELEKARLAPFYRKDLPRKKYVIRDFIPSANVSPNHKQRVERPLLVTNVDTIAKLTASFQSGGDLVMFGGESFNHKVISKDEYKQAVSIAREQGKKIILNTPRIIKTWQTEELKRELALFAELQPDGIGISNLGALHMAKQLTNIPLHGDYPLNVYNDVSIAFFAKQGMSSITLSPELNFSQIEELGNNQNVSLECIVHGYLTLMVSEYCTIGSYLGNVGAGNCNQICTRKEYWLNDRKDENFPIATDQFCRMHILNAKELSMLPHVSRFGTMGIERIRIEGKKSNVDYLSRIVKLYRELLDQGENHPLIVEDKIKSVEHEEITRGHYFRGVL; encoded by the coding sequence ATGATAGAATTATTAGCGCCTGTTGGTAGTCGAGAAGCTCTAGTTGCAGCTGTAGAAAGTGGTGCAGATGCTGTTTATTTGGCGGGTAAAATGTTTGGTGCTCGCGCTAGTGCGCCTAATTTTAACGATGAAGAATTAGCAGAGGCAGTTCGATTCGCTCATTTGCGTAGTGTACTGGTTTATGTAACAGTAAATACCTTAGTAGACAATATTGAGATACCTGCATTAACTGTTTACTTGCAGTATTTATATAAAATTGGTGTGGACGCGATTATTGTTCAGGATATTGGCGTTTTCCAAATTGCACGCCAAATCGTACCAGATATGCCAATACATGCTAGTACGCAAATGACCGTTCACAACTTGGAAGGTGTAGAGTTTCTTACCGAGCTTGGTTTTGAGCGAGTTGTAGTATCTAGAGAGTTATCTATGGAAGACCTAAATCATATTTGCAAAAATACAAAGACAGAAATTGAAGCATTTGTTCACGGTGCATTGTGTATTTCGTATTCAGGGCAATGTTTAATGAGTAGTATGATTGGTGGGCGTAGTGGTAATCGTGGTCGCTGTGCTCAACCTTGTCGTCTGCCGTATACCCTTGTAGATGAGCGGGGAAATGACTTACTTACGGAAGCCGAAGCTGGTGAATATTTACTAAGCCCTAAGGATTTAAATACCTTAGAATTGATACCAGAACTTATTCATGCGGGCGTAACGTCTTTTAAAATCGAGGGTCGCATGAAACGTCCAGAATATGTTGCAGTGGCAGTTGATACATACCGTAGGGCTATTGATGCTTATTTGGCTAACCCAGATAATTACGCAGTTGCAGAGCAAGAACAAAAAGAATTGGCACAAATTTTTAACAGGGATTTTACAACAGCCTATCTAAAAAAGAATCATGGACGCAACATGATGAGTGATCGTCGTCCCAATAATCGTGGTGTGCGTATTGGTCGAGTTAGCGATTACGATTTCCAAGAAAGAATAGCGACTATAAAATTGGATGAACCTTTATATATAAATGATATCGTTGATTTTTGGGTTAAAGTTGGTGGTCGAGTTAGTGTAACAGTTTCTTCTATGACTGTGAATAATCAAGCTGTCGCTTTTGCTCCGGCAGGAGCAGAAGTATCCATTCCTTTACATACGCACGTACGTATGAATGACAGAGTTTTTAAGGTTTTTGATGCTGGATTGATGCAGCGAGCGCGAGCATTTTTCACAGAACCCAATGCGATAAGACGTGTCTCAGTTACTATCAAAGTAACAGTATGTGAAGGTCAACCAATGGAAATCAGTATACAAGATGAAGATGGCTTTACTGGACGTGCAGTGACTAATTTTATTGCAGAGAAAGCACTGAAACGGCCATTAACATTAGAAGTAATTCAAAAACAAGTAGACCGTCTTGGTTCGACTATTTTTAGCTTGGATACGTTAGATTGTGAAATCCAGGGCGAGATTATGGTGCCAATGAGTGAGATCAATGATGCTAGACGCAGAGCTGTAGAAGAGTTAGAAAAAGCTCGTTTAGCACCGTTTTACCGTAAAGATTTACCGAGGAAAAAATATGTGATACGAGATTTTATTCCTTCGGCAAATGTTTCACCCAATCACAAACAGCGTGTTGAGCGTCCTTTACTGGTAACTAACGTGGATACGATTGCGAAACTTACTGCATCCTTCCAAAGCGGCGGGGATCTGGTTATGTTTGGCGGAGAATCCTTCAATCATAAGGTAATTAGTAAGGACGAATATAAGCAAGCAGTTAGTATTGCCCGTGAACAAGGAAAAAAGATTATTTTAAATACTCCTCGTATTATTAAAACATGGCAAACTGAAGAATTGAAAAGAGAGTTAGCTTTATTTGCAGAATTGCAGCCTGATGGGATTGGCATCAGCAATCTTGGAGCATTACATATGGCAAAACAGTTAACTAACATACCACTACATGGGGATTATCCTTTAAATGTATATAATGATGTATCCATTGCTTTTTTTGCTAAACAGGGAATGTCGAGTATAACCTTGTCACCTGAATTGAATTTTTCACAGATTGAGGAACTTGGTAATAATCAAAATGTCTCTTTAGAGTGTATAGTCCACGGATACTTAACATTAATGGTGTCAGAATACTGTACAATAGGAAGTTATTTAGGGAATGTTGGTGCAGGAAATTGTAACCAAATTTGTACACGCAAAGAATATTGGTTGAACGATCGTAAAGATGAGAATTTTCCAATAGCGACAGATCAATTTTGCCGTATGCATATTTTGAATGCCAAAGAATTAAGTATGTTGCCTCATGTTTCTAGGTTTGGTACCATGGGTATTGAGCGAATCCGTATTGAAGGTAAGAAAAGTAATGTAGATTACCTTAGCAGAATCGTGAAGTTATATCGAGAATTACTGGATCAAGGAGAAAATCATCCTCTAATTGTGGAAGATAAAATAAAAAGTGTTGAACATGAAGAAATAACCCGCGGACATTATTTCCGGGGTGTATTATAA
- a CDS encoding cell division protein ZapA: MNENIHKVTVEIFGETYCLKSDTELGQVISVATLVDSRMKKIAHKNLRLSPAKVAVLAALTIAEEFLQLEQNYKQLIQMVEEEKY, from the coding sequence ATGAATGAAAATATACATAAAGTAACAGTTGAAATTTTTGGTGAAACCTATTGTCTAAAGAGTGATACAGAATTAGGGCAGGTAATATCCGTTGCAACATTAGTGGATTCGCGGATGAAAAAAATTGCGCATAAAAACCTACGATTATCTCCAGCTAAAGTTGCTGTTTTAGCAGCTTTAACGATTGCCGAAGAATTTTTACAATTAGAACAAAACTACAAACAATTAATTCAAATGGTAGAAGAGGAAAAATACTGA
- a CDS encoding DUF421 domain-containing protein, with protein sequence MLETGDFGHVLLHIVVLFTVALIVVRLMGNRTVGQLSPFDFVIMVGIGDIIVSASMDKGLTLLSGIEGLFTLLLLQQILSYVSLKNVTLRKWVEGTPVTLIQDGKILRENFVKTHFNYDDLRQELHKLGMEMTDLQDIKLARLESCGVFSIIKTAEKEPLTRKDLETYISDIYKNPLTPLGQEWVKMEQFMSDVRELTEYVKNNKGLK encoded by the coding sequence GTGTTAGAGACTGGCGACTTTGGTCATGTTTTATTACATATAGTGGTACTATTTACGGTAGCTCTTATTGTTGTACGTTTAATGGGGAATCGTACAGTAGGACAACTTTCTCCCTTTGATTTTGTAATTATGGTAGGGATTGGTGATATTATCGTTAGCGCTTCAATGGATAAGGGGCTGACTTTATTAAGCGGTATCGAAGGTTTATTTACCCTTCTATTATTGCAGCAAATATTATCTTACGTATCCTTGAAAAATGTTACGTTGCGTAAATGGGTAGAAGGTACACCAGTGACTTTAATTCAGGATGGAAAAATTCTTCGAGAAAACTTTGTTAAAACTCATTTTAACTATGATGATTTACGTCAAGAATTGCATAAATTAGGTATGGAAATGACCGATTTACAAGACATTAAACTTGCGCGACTTGAAAGTTGTGGCGTTTTCTCTATCATAAAGACAGCTGAAAAGGAACCTTTGACTAGAAAAGACCTTGAGACATACATTAGTGACATTTACAAAAACCCACTTACTCCCTTAGGACAGGAATGGGTTAAAATGGAACAGTTTATGTCAGATGTACGTGAATTAACAGAGTATGTAAAAAACAATAAAGGACTTAAGTAA
- the pheT gene encoding phenylalanine--tRNA ligase subunit beta, translating to MQASIKWLKEYVEFKETPEVLADMLTMAGIPVEGITYLGKDIENIVTGKIIEIEKHPNANKLSICKLDVEKEILIIVTGATNVSVGNVVPVALVGAKLPTGLEIKASELRGVMSYGMLCSTTELNIDSKLLSPKEKEGIYILPDDTLIGIDIREALGMDDVVLEFELTANRADCFSLIGLAREIAVLTGGTLKKPMIHLHEKAEEKAVNLVKVAIDEPSLCSRFAVRVLQDVKVGASPKWLKQRLQAVGMRSINNVVDVTNYVMLEMGQPMHAYDYNLLSKHSLTVRKAQTGEKITTLDGVKRELTSDMLVIADQVQAVGIAGVMGGLATEVTDNTQNVVLEAASFNGVSIRRTSRALGLRSEASGRFERGVDTVNSIRALDRAAKLLEDMGACKVCPDIVDSYPNMLLPRQVSFIPQKVNAYLGTAIDKAVMLDILRRLEFAIDTNSEGENIIVNVPTWRGDVQYQPDICEEIARIYGYNKIPTTTPGGNILRGGQEYAQSIVDSIKTTLTGAGLDEIISLSFTHPQVLHKLNIVENDLLHQAINVLNPITDDFPILRTTLLGGVLETIARNLARKNDDIRIYELGAVYLPEKLPLDSLPKEPLMLCGALVGKRNELSWNQGKDSVDFYDAKGTVEVLLSSLGIQDYDVAAGEHMSLHPGKTAIFRKNGNVLATVGELHPKVMDSFGIQRKVYIFEVSVESVVNCVNLLTKYQSLPKFPAINRDLALVLPLEISADQVKQAIVASSGPLLNDVRLFDVYVGEQVANGFKSLAFSLTYRDKTRTLTDEEIEVYYKKTVVYLEKTLAAKIRS from the coding sequence ATGCAAGCATCAATCAAGTGGCTTAAAGAATATGTTGAGTTTAAAGAAACACCAGAAGTATTAGCGGATATGTTAACGATGGCTGGTATTCCAGTAGAAGGGATCACTTATTTAGGAAAAGATATTGAAAATATTGTAACGGGAAAAATTATTGAAATAGAGAAACATCCAAATGCGAATAAGCTATCTATTTGTAAACTGGACGTAGAAAAGGAAATTTTAATTATTGTTACTGGGGCGACGAATGTTTCAGTCGGAAATGTTGTTCCTGTAGCATTAGTGGGTGCTAAATTACCCACAGGATTAGAAATAAAAGCTAGTGAATTACGTGGTGTAATGTCTTATGGTATGTTATGTTCCACAACAGAACTTAATATTGATAGTAAATTATTATCACCCAAGGAAAAAGAAGGAATTTATATCTTGCCCGATGATACCTTAATTGGTATTGATATCCGAGAAGCTTTAGGAATGGATGATGTAGTTTTAGAGTTTGAGTTAACAGCTAATCGCGCTGATTGTTTCAGTTTGATTGGCTTAGCGCGAGAAATTGCTGTGCTCACAGGTGGAACGTTGAAGAAACCAATGATTCATTTGCATGAAAAGGCTGAAGAGAAGGCTGTGAATCTAGTTAAGGTTGCAATAGACGAACCTTCTTTATGTTCCCGTTTTGCAGTGCGGGTTTTACAAGATGTAAAAGTTGGAGCATCACCAAAATGGTTAAAGCAGCGACTACAGGCTGTAGGAATGAGGTCAATTAATAACGTAGTGGATGTAACAAACTATGTTATGTTAGAAATGGGCCAGCCAATGCATGCCTATGATTATAATTTACTGTCAAAACATAGCTTAACCGTACGTAAAGCGCAAACAGGAGAAAAAATTACGACTCTTGATGGAGTTAAACGAGAGCTTACTTCGGACATGCTGGTTATTGCCGATCAAGTACAAGCGGTTGGTATTGCAGGGGTAATGGGTGGTCTAGCTACTGAAGTTACCGATAATACACAAAATGTAGTATTAGAAGCTGCTTCTTTTAATGGAGTAAGCATTCGTCGTACATCAAGAGCCCTTGGTCTACGTTCCGAGGCATCCGGAAGATTTGAAAGAGGCGTTGATACAGTTAATAGTATTCGGGCCTTAGACCGGGCTGCAAAATTATTGGAAGATATGGGAGCCTGTAAGGTATGCCCAGATATTGTAGATAGTTATCCTAATATGCTTTTACCAAGACAAGTTAGCTTTATTCCTCAAAAAGTAAATGCTTATTTGGGAACTGCTATTGATAAGGCTGTTATGTTAGATATATTACGCCGTTTAGAGTTTGCCATCGATACAAATTCTGAAGGTGAAAATATAATTGTAAACGTACCTACATGGCGTGGGGATGTCCAATATCAGCCAGATATATGTGAAGAAATTGCCCGAATTTATGGTTATAATAAAATCCCAACGACTACCCCTGGCGGCAATATACTGCGTGGCGGACAAGAATACGCTCAGTCTATTGTGGATTCCATTAAAACTACTTTAACTGGAGCTGGATTGGATGAAATTATCTCATTGAGTTTTACCCATCCACAAGTGTTACATAAATTAAATATAGTAGAAAATGATTTGTTACATCAAGCGATTAATGTACTTAACCCTATTACAGATGACTTTCCAATACTGAGGACTACTTTACTTGGTGGTGTATTGGAAACGATTGCTCGTAATCTTGCAAGGAAAAATGATGATATAAGAATCTACGAACTCGGAGCTGTGTATTTACCTGAAAAATTACCATTAGATTCTTTACCTAAAGAGCCTTTAATGTTATGTGGTGCATTAGTTGGTAAACGTAATGAACTTTCCTGGAACCAAGGAAAGGATAGTGTGGATTTTTATGACGCGAAAGGGACTGTAGAGGTATTATTATCCAGCTTAGGAATTCAGGATTATGATGTTGCTGCTGGTGAACATATGTCATTACATCCTGGCAAGACAGCAATATTCCGTAAAAACGGTAATGTCTTAGCAACGGTTGGTGAACTGCATCCAAAGGTAATGGATAGTTTTGGTATACAGCGTAAAGTATATATTTTTGAAGTTAGCGTAGAATCAGTAGTTAATTGTGTGAATTTACTTACCAAGTATCAGTCTTTGCCTAAATTTCCAGCAATCAATAGGGATTTGGCACTGGTTTTACCATTAGAAATTTCTGCGGATCAGGTGAAACAGGCAATTGTCGCTAGTTCTGGCCCTTTACTGAATGATGTACGATTATTTGATGTATATGTTGGTGAACAAGTTGCAAATGGGTTTAAGAGTTTAGCTTTTTCATTAACTTATCGAGATAAAACTCGGACGCTTACAGATGAAGAAATTGAAGTGTACTATAAAAAAACCGTTGTTTACCTAGAAAAGACATTGGCGGCAAAAATTCGGAGTTAG